One region of Demequina sp. TMPB413 genomic DNA includes:
- a CDS encoding type II toxin-antitoxin system RelE/ParE family toxin produces MYRVEFTSAAARQVRKLPREHRARIQARMRQLGNEPRPAGAIKLAGETTAWRVRVGDYRVIYDIFDDVLVITVVAVGHRREVYRA; encoded by the coding sequence GTGTACCGCGTGGAGTTCACGTCGGCAGCCGCGCGCCAGGTGCGGAAGTTGCCTCGCGAACACAGGGCTCGCATCCAGGCCCGCATGCGCCAGTTAGGTAACGAGCCTCGTCCAGCGGGCGCTATCAAACTCGCCGGTGAGACCACTGCTTGGCGCGTGCGAGTCGGCGACTACCGCGTGATCTACGACATCTTTGACGACGTGCTGGTGATCACGGTTGTCGCGGTCGGCCACCGGCGGGAGGTCTACCGCGCGTAG
- a CDS encoding type II toxin-antitoxin system Phd/YefM family antitoxin, which produces MSTISRRISSREFRAELSDVVGHVAYGGERVALTRNGKVAAVLISNEDLETLERLEMAADVEAYRAARAADDGARVPLEELDRELG; this is translated from the coding sequence ATGAGCACTATCAGCCGTCGGATCAGCAGCCGGGAGTTTCGCGCCGAACTCTCCGACGTTGTCGGACACGTGGCCTACGGTGGCGAGCGCGTGGCCCTCACGCGCAACGGAAAGGTGGCGGCGGTGCTCATCAGCAATGAAGACCTCGAGACCTTGGAGCGCCTGGAGATGGCGGCCGACGTCGAGGCATATCGCGCCGCAAGAGCGGCCGATGATGGTGCACGGGTACCTCTGGAGGAACTCGACCGAGAACTGGGGTAG
- a CDS encoding carboxymuconolactone decarboxylase family protein, translated as MNDTTTRAERFAHGMSVLDAVDGEAGANVIASLEGVAPELAHQIVAWGFGEIYSRPGLAPRDRQLVTLGMLTALGGCEPQLRVHVGAALNVGLSPGQIVEALLHSSVYCGFPRTLNAVFAAKTVFEERGLIPKV; from the coding sequence ATGAACGACACCACCACGCGCGCAGAGCGCTTTGCCCACGGAATGTCGGTGCTTGATGCCGTCGATGGCGAGGCGGGCGCCAACGTCATCGCCTCACTCGAAGGCGTGGCTCCCGAGTTGGCGCACCAGATCGTCGCCTGGGGCTTCGGCGAGATCTACTCTCGCCCCGGACTCGCGCCCCGCGACAGGCAGCTGGTGACGCTCGGCATGCTGACCGCACTCGGTGGCTGCGAGCCACAACTGCGGGTGCACGTGGGTGCCGCGCTCAACGTCGGGCTTTCGCCAGGGCAGATTGTCGAGGCCTTGCTGCACTCGTCCGTCTACTGCGGTTTCCCTCGCACACTCAATGCGGTGTTCGCAGCCAAGACCGTGTTCGAGGAGCGTGGCTTAATCCCCAAGGTGTGA